A genomic segment from Triticum dicoccoides isolate Atlit2015 ecotype Zavitan chromosome 1A, WEW_v2.0, whole genome shotgun sequence encodes:
- the LOC119365123 gene encoding serine/threonine-protein kinase 38-like isoform X2, protein MTLSCSPSLEEVQLCRDKSSGNIYAMKKLKKSEMVVKGQVEHVRSERNLLAEVGSHCIVKLYYSFQDAEYLYLIMEYLPGGDMMTLLMREDTLTENVARFYIAETVLAIESIHKHNYIHRDIKPDNLLLDKNGHMKLSDFGLCKPIDCTKLSTLNEDEPMTDENLRESMDIDYSLPDTANGRRWRSPNEQLQHWQKNRRKLAFSTVGTPDYIAPEVLLKKGYGVECDWWSLGAIMYEMLVGYPPFYSDDPITTCRKIVHWRSYLKFPENPRLSPEAKDLICRFLCDVDHRIGSGGADQIKAHPWFHGVEWDKLYEMEAAFKPQVNDELDTQNFQKFDEVNPAPARTGSGSSRKIIPNSKDLSFVGYTYKNFEAVKGLRQSAGLGRSSSFTSQPSESASDTADMDSSAEPNGSDTHMRTVSSADHMMQ, encoded by the exons ATGACTTTGAGCTGCTCACCATCATTGGAAGAG GTTCAACTATGCCGGGATAAATCCTCTGGTAATATTTATGCAATGAAAAAACTAAAGAAGTCTGAAATGGTTGTCAAGGGTCAG GTGGAGCATGTTAGATCTGAAAGAAACTTGCTGGCTGAAGTTGGTAGCCACTGCATTGTGAAGCTATACTATTCTTTCCAAGATGCTGAGTATCTCTACCTTATCATGGAGTACCTTCCCGGAGGTGATATGATGACCCTCCTCATGAGAGAGGATACCTTAACTGAAAATGTGGCTCGATTCTATATTGCTGAGACAGTTCTTGCCATTGAGTCTATTCATAAACATAATTACATCCACAG GGATATTAAGCCTGATAATCTCCTTCTCGATAAGAATGGACACATGAAGTTGTCAGATTTTGGCTTATGCAAGCCAATTGACTGTACCAAATTGTCAACCTTGAATGAAGATGAACCTATGACTGATGAAAACCTTAGGGAGTCCATGGATATCGATTATTCTCTCCCTGATACAGCAAATGGTAGAAGGTGGAGAAGTCCAAATGAACAGCTTCAGCACTGGCAGAAGAACAGGAGAAAATTG GCATTTTCTACTGTCGGTACGCCTGATTATATTGCTCCTGAGGTTTTACTGAAAAAGGGATATGGAGTTGAGTGTGACTG GTGGTCCCTGGGTGCAATCATGTATGAGATGCTTGTTGGGTATCCACCATTCTATTCTGATGATCCAATAACCACATGCCGAAAG ATTGTACATTGGAGAAGCTATTTAAAATTTCCAGAAAATCCAAGGTTGTCTCCTGAAGCTAAGGATCTCATTTGTCGGTTCTTATGTGATGTTGACCACAGGATTGGCAGTGGAGGAGCAGATCAAATAAAG GCTCATCCTTGGTTTCATGGAGTTGAATGGGATAAGCTTTATGAAATGGAGGCGGCATTTAAGCCTCAAGTAAATGATGAACTGGATACACAGAATTTTCAGAAGTTTGACGAG GTAAATCCCGCTCCAGCAAGAACAGGTTCTGGGTCCTCAAGGAAG ATTATTCCTAATTCTAAAGACCTTAGCTTTGTGGGCTATACATACAAGAACTTCGAAGCTGTGAAAGGTTTGCGTCAGTCTGCAG GTCTGGGAAGAAGCTCCTCGTTTACAAGCCAGCCTAGTGAATCTGCATCTG ATACAGCCGATATGGATTCATCAGCAGAACCGAATGGAAGTGACACACACATGCGCACTGTTTCGTCTGCCGATCATATGATGCAATAA
- the LOC119365123 gene encoding serine/threonine-protein kinase 38-like isoform X1 has translation MESETAARGGRSQPLAEEAVGSSRTMERVAAAKKIIENDYRERMKNLRERNERRLILEQQLASSQVPREEQIKLIKELQRKETEYMRLKRHRICVDDFELLTIIGRGAYGEVQLCRDKSSGNIYAMKKLKKSEMVVKGQVEHVRSERNLLAEVGSHCIVKLYYSFQDAEYLYLIMEYLPGGDMMTLLMREDTLTENVARFYIAETVLAIESIHKHNYIHRDIKPDNLLLDKNGHMKLSDFGLCKPIDCTKLSTLNEDEPMTDENLRESMDIDYSLPDTANGRRWRSPNEQLQHWQKNRRKLAFSTVGTPDYIAPEVLLKKGYGVECDWWSLGAIMYEMLVGYPPFYSDDPITTCRKIVHWRSYLKFPENPRLSPEAKDLICRFLCDVDHRIGSGGADQIKAHPWFHGVEWDKLYEMEAAFKPQVNDELDTQNFQKFDEVNPAPARTGSGSSRKIIPNSKDLSFVGYTYKNFEAVKGLRQSAGLGRSSSFTSQPSESASDTADMDSSAEPNGSDTHMRTVSSADHMMQ, from the exons ATGgagagcgagacggcggcgcgcggtggccggaGCCAGCCGCTGGCGGAGGAGGCGGTGGGGTCCAGCCGCACCATGGAGCGCGTCGCGGCTGcgaagaagatcatcgagaacgacTACcgcgagcgcatgaagaatctccgGGAGCGCAACGAGAG ACGCTTGATTTTGGAACAACAGCTAGCTTCTTCTCAAGTTCCTAGGGAGGAGCAGATAAAATTGATAAAGGAGTTGCAGAGGAAGGAGACTGAATACATGAGACTTAAAAGGCATAGAATTTGTGTGGATGACTTTGAGCTGCTCACCATCATTGGAAGAGGTGCTTATGGGGAG GTTCAACTATGCCGGGATAAATCCTCTGGTAATATTTATGCAATGAAAAAACTAAAGAAGTCTGAAATGGTTGTCAAGGGTCAG GTGGAGCATGTTAGATCTGAAAGAAACTTGCTGGCTGAAGTTGGTAGCCACTGCATTGTGAAGCTATACTATTCTTTCCAAGATGCTGAGTATCTCTACCTTATCATGGAGTACCTTCCCGGAGGTGATATGATGACCCTCCTCATGAGAGAGGATACCTTAACTGAAAATGTGGCTCGATTCTATATTGCTGAGACAGTTCTTGCCATTGAGTCTATTCATAAACATAATTACATCCACAG GGATATTAAGCCTGATAATCTCCTTCTCGATAAGAATGGACACATGAAGTTGTCAGATTTTGGCTTATGCAAGCCAATTGACTGTACCAAATTGTCAACCTTGAATGAAGATGAACCTATGACTGATGAAAACCTTAGGGAGTCCATGGATATCGATTATTCTCTCCCTGATACAGCAAATGGTAGAAGGTGGAGAAGTCCAAATGAACAGCTTCAGCACTGGCAGAAGAACAGGAGAAAATTG GCATTTTCTACTGTCGGTACGCCTGATTATATTGCTCCTGAGGTTTTACTGAAAAAGGGATATGGAGTTGAGTGTGACTG GTGGTCCCTGGGTGCAATCATGTATGAGATGCTTGTTGGGTATCCACCATTCTATTCTGATGATCCAATAACCACATGCCGAAAG ATTGTACATTGGAGAAGCTATTTAAAATTTCCAGAAAATCCAAGGTTGTCTCCTGAAGCTAAGGATCTCATTTGTCGGTTCTTATGTGATGTTGACCACAGGATTGGCAGTGGAGGAGCAGATCAAATAAAG GCTCATCCTTGGTTTCATGGAGTTGAATGGGATAAGCTTTATGAAATGGAGGCGGCATTTAAGCCTCAAGTAAATGATGAACTGGATACACAGAATTTTCAGAAGTTTGACGAG GTAAATCCCGCTCCAGCAAGAACAGGTTCTGGGTCCTCAAGGAAG ATTATTCCTAATTCTAAAGACCTTAGCTTTGTGGGCTATACATACAAGAACTTCGAAGCTGTGAAAGGTTTGCGTCAGTCTGCAG GTCTGGGAAGAAGCTCCTCGTTTACAAGCCAGCCTAGTGAATCTGCATCTG ATACAGCCGATATGGATTCATCAGCAGAACCGAATGGAAGTGACACACACATGCGCACTGTTTCGTCTGCCGATCATATGATGCAATAA